A stretch of the Gossypium hirsutum isolate 1008001.06 chromosome D07, Gossypium_hirsutum_v2.1, whole genome shotgun sequence genome encodes the following:
- the LOC107954495 gene encoding uncharacterized protein, protein MGEYEGWAAQQPPIGLLPNGLLPNEAASVIRVLDSERWMKAEERTTDLIACIQPDSPSESRRNAVADYVQRLIARCFPCQVFTFGSVPLKTYLPDGDIDLTAFSKNQNLKDTWAHQVRDMLENEEKNENAEFRVKEVQYIQAEVKIIKCLVENIVVDISFNQLGGLCTLCFLEEVDLLINQNHLFKRSIILIKAWCYYESRILGAHHGLISTYALETLVLYIFHVYNKSFSGPLEVLYRFLEFFSKFDWENFCVSLWGPVPIRSLPDISAEPPRKDGGELLLSKYFLDTCSSRYAVCQENQGQPFTSKHFNVIDPLRLNNNLGRSVSKGNFFRIRSAFAFGAKKLARLLDCPKEDLYYEVNQFFMNTWERHGSGQRPDAPRNDLRCLRLSNLDHTHGSKNIRNNSSSKGNDMSSQHETQAERVQGSFSVSSQHVNYPLESTSKISDVSAVCRTQSQRSHGSKSNSKTSDQVRWDSNSNQNVHNGAGQRISKAENLVIDVQGRYLFARTCSSPQLTETYGEVISNQRQNRMPESGKTQIASRRSNNDGGKNMESGLAERHNIKSSSDDPSSIRQASSHQSIDAAADPNSLPNSFQDDFGLGTMSQEFSLVPGVQGLHQEEQDLLNMMAFSTAHGFNGQVPVPLNLATGHLPFPFQSLPMGYNQRNLGGILPSNIQMFPQGLVSSPLAHYFSSIGLTSNTEDPIEASSENFGSPEMNSGEVEHDSWQEQDRGSSGGFVDLDNGSIEMLQSDDKQLSTSAGYNFVQSSRVSSSSSSKTQQKFAKETRGSSREGHLDDNRGNDVFFDERTTSSRSMTASHTSSLRSKTSSESSWEGSSAKVCKPAWEKRGRKLSSSAVPSATCGKGKSVSDYSSQAEDNSRDWNPPSIVSSDMAESTIEPQPVCSLPVPRHQISGFETALTSGSDPLIPITPFLLGPGSGQRTMDNSGVPPLAFTITGPPVPFVLCPVYNIPAETGAPDASTSHFGWDEGLDNNDSCQNFESSEGLDQSEVLSTSSSMRNASSLEPVERKSDILNGDIASHWQNLQYGQFCQNSQYPPPLIYPSPVVVPPVYLQGHFPWDGPGRPPPSNVNLFSQLMNYGPRIISAPHQSVSNRPASVYQRHADEMPRYCSGTGTYMPNPKVSIRERHSANTRRGKYNYDRNDHHGDRDGNWIANSKSQAAGYSHSCNQNEKSRFTYDQLGAVADDSRAERPWGSHRHDSFSSYQSHNGPVCANSSQGSSASMQYGMYPLPAMKTSGASSNGPTIPSVVMLYPYDHNSGYGSSDEQLEFGSLGPVDFSGMNEEASQVSDGSNPGGVYDKQRFHGTSAQQSSPDQPSSPHLQRGL, encoded by the exons ATGGGAGAGTATGAAGGGTGGGCGGCACAGCAGCCACCCATCGGGTTATTACCGAACGGTTTGTTACCGAATGAAGCCGCCTCGGTGATTCGGGTACTTGACTCGGAGCGATGGATGAAGGCCGAGGAAAGAACCACTGATCTCATTGCCTGCATTCAGCCCGATTCACCCTCGGAAAGTCGCCGTAATGCGGTCGCGGATTATGTACAACGCCTAATCGCTAGATGCTTCCCTTGTCAG GTGTTTACTTTTGGGTCTGTGCCCCTCAAGACTTATTTGCCTGATGGGGATATTGACTTAACAGCCTTCAGTAAGAATCAAAATTTGAAGGATACATGGGCTCATCAGGTTCGTGATATGctggaaaatgaagaaaaaaatgaaaatgctgAATTCCGAGTGAAAGAAGTTCAGTACATTCAGGCCGAG GTGAAGATAATCAAGTGTCTAGTAGAAAATATTGTGGTAGACATTTCATTTAATCAGCTCGGTGGATTATGTACCCTTTGTTTTCTTGAAGAG GTTGATCTTTTGATAAATCAGAACCATTTGTTCAAGCGTAGCATCATATTGATAAAAGCATGGTGTTATTATGAGAGCCGTATATTGGGTGCTCATCATGGACTTATCTCAACTTATGCCTTGGAAACCTTGGTTCTTTACATATTCCATGTTTACAATAAGTCCTTTTCTGGACCACTTGAG GTCCTGTATCGTTTTCTTGAGTTCTTTAGCAAGTTTGATTGGGAAAATTTTTGTGTTAGCCTATGGGGGCCTGTTCCAATTCGTTCGCTTCCAGACATATCCG CGGAACCTCCTCGAAAAGATGGTGGAGAGTTATTACTCAGCAAATATTTTCTTGATACTTGCAGTTCAAGATATGCTGTTTGCCAAGAAAATCAGGGCCAGCCCTTCACTTCTAAACATTTCAATGTGATCGATCCTTTGCGTCTAAATAACAATCTTGGACGTAGTGTTAGTAAAG GCAATTTCTTTAGGATACGCAGTGCATTTGCATTTGGTGCTAAAAAATTGGCAAGATTGCTTGATTGTCCCAAAGAGGACCTGTATTATGAAGTAAATCAATTCTTTATGAATACATGGGAAAGGCATGGCAGTGGCCAACGGCCTGATGCGCCAAGGAATGATCTGCGGTGCTTGAGATTGTCAAATTTGGACCACACTCATGGATCTAAGAATATCAGAAACAATTCAAGCAGCAAAGGAAATGACATGTCCTCACAGCATGAAACTCAAGCTGAAAGAGTTCAAGGATCATTTAGTGTTTCATCACAGCATGTTAATTATCCTTTGGAAAGCACAAGTAAGATTAGTGATGTTTCTGCTGTTTGTCGTACTCAAAGTCAAAGGAGTCATGGTAGCAAGAGCAACTCAAAAACCTCTGATCAAGTTAGATGGGATTCTAATTCCAATCAGAATGTTCATAACGGTGCTGGTCAGAGAATTTCTAAAGCAGAGAATTTGGTGATTGATGTTCAAGGAAGATATCTTTTTGCAAGGACATGTTCTAGTCCTCAGCTTACTGAAACATATGGAGAAGTTATCTCTAATCAAAGGCAGAACAGAATGCCGGAGAGTGGGAAAACCCAGATTGCTTCTAGGAGGTCAAATAATGACGGGGGGAAGAATATGGAATCTGGTTTGGCAGAAAGGCATAACATTAAATCTTCATCTGATGATCCTTCATCTATTAGGCAAGCATCAAGCCATCAAAGCATTGATGCTGCTGCTGATCCAAACAGTCTTCCAAATAGTTTCCAAGATGATTTTGGCTTGGGAACCATGAGTCAGGAATTTTCTTTGGTTCCAGGTGTACAAGGACTGCATCAAGAAGAGCAAGATCTACTGAACATGATGGCATTTTCTACGGCTCATGGCTTTAATGGTCAGGTTCCTGTTCCGCTAAATTTAGCTACAGGTCACTTACCTTTTCCTTTCCAATCTCTACCAATGGGATACAATCAGAGAAATTTGGGTGGAATCCTTCCTTCAAATATTCAAATGTTTCCCCAAGGATTGGTCTCTTCTCCTCTGGCCCATTATTTTTCTAGCATTGGATTAACCTCAAATACAGAGGATCCAATTGAGGCCAGTAGTGAAAATTTTGGTTCTCCAGAAATGAACTCAGGGGAAGTGGAACATGATTCATGGCAGGAACAAGACAGGGGCTCTAGTGGTGGTTTTGTTGATCTTGATAACGGGAGTATTGAAATGCTTCAGTCGGATGATAAGCAACTTTCAACCTCAGCTGGCTATAATTTTGTTCAGTCTTCTAGGGTAAGCAGCTCTAGTAGTTCTAAAACCCAACAGAAGTTTGCTAAAGAAACTCGAGGTTCAAGTAGGGAAGGTCATCTAGATGATAACCGAGGTAATGATGTTTTCTTTGATGAAAGAACTACAAGTTCTAGATCCATGACTGCTTCACATACTAGTTCACTCAGAAGTAAAACCTCATCAGAAAGTTCTTGGGAAGGGTCGTCAGCAAAGGTCTGTAAGCCAGCTTGGGAGAAAAGGGGTAGGAAATTGTCTTCTTCTGCGGTTCCTTCTGCTACATGTGGAAAAGGTAAAAGTGTATCTGACTATTCCTCTCAGGCAGAAGACAATAGCAGAGACTGGAACCCACCATCAATAGTGAGCAGTGATATGGCAGAAAGCACTATTGAACCTCAACCAGTTTGTTCTTTGCCTGTTCCAAGGCATCAAATATCTGGATTTGAGACAGCCTTGACAAGTGGTTCAGATCCATTGATACCCATTACTCCATTCCTCTTAGGTCCAGGTTCAGGTCAAAGAACTATGGATAATTCTGGAGTTCCTCCCTTGGCCTTCACCATAACAGGGCCGCCAGTACCATTTGTATTGTGCCCTGTGTACAACATTCCAGCAGAAACAGGAGCTCCAGATGCATCAACAAGCCATTTTGGTTGGGATGAGGGTTTGGATAACAATGATTCTTGTCAGAATTTTGAATCATCTGAGGGACTTGATCAATCTGAGGTGTTAAGTACTTCTAGTTCTATGAGAAATGCTTCATCTCTTGAGCCAGTAGAGCGTAAGTCTGACATTCTTAATGGTGACATTGCTAGCCATTGGCAAAACTTGCAGTATGGACAGTTTTGCCAAAATTCACAATATCCTCCACCTCTGATTTATCCTTCTCCTGTTGTGGTGCCACCTGTATATTTACAAGGTCATTTTCCATGGGATGGTCCTGGGAGACCTCCTCCATCAAATGTGAACCTCTTTTCTCAACTTATGAATTATGGGCCTCGTATTATTTCTGCTCCCCATCAATCTGTTTCAAATAGACCTGCCAGCGTATACCAACGGCATGCTGATGAAATGCCAAGATATTGCAGTGGTACTGGGACCTACATGCCTAATCCT AAAGTTTCAATCAGAGAACGGCATTCTGCAAATACAAGGAGGGGAAAATATAATTATGATAGAAATGACCACCATGGTGATAGAGATGGGAACTGGATTGCCAATTCAAAGTCACAAGCTGCTGGGTACAGCCATAGTTgcaatcaaaatgaaaaatcaaGGTTCACATATGACCAATTGGGTGCTGTTGCTGATGACAGCAGAGCTGAGAGGCCTTGGGGCTCACATAggcatgattcattttcttcataCCAGTCTCATAATGGACCGGTCTGTGCAAACTCTTCTCAAGGTAGCTCTGCCAGCATGCAATATGGCATGTATCCACTGCCAGCCATGAAAACCAGTGGGGCGTCGTCAAATGGACCTACCATTCCTTCTGTTGTCATGCTGTATCCCTATGATCATAATTCTGGTTATGGTTCCTCTGATGAACAACTTGAGTTTGGTTCTCTTGGACCAGTGGATTTCTCAGGCATGAATGAAGAAGCATCACAGGTAAGTGATGGAAGCAACCCAGGTGGGGTATATGACAAGCAAAGGTTTCATGGTACCTCTGCTCAACAGTCTTCTCCAGATCAGCCTTCTTCACCCCACCTCCAAAG AGGACTTTGA